The Alnus glutinosa chromosome 7, dhAlnGlut1.1, whole genome shotgun sequence genome includes a region encoding these proteins:
- the LOC133873977 gene encoding arabinogalactan protein 13-like — MESFKMGLFFAVMIVLMAALATQNAAATDAPAPSPTSDATLFAPTMFASLAALAFGFLF; from the coding sequence ATGGAGTCATTCAAGATGGGTCTTTTCTTTGCCGTGATGATTGTGTTGATGGCCGCATTGGCCACCCAGAATGCGGCGGCCACCGATGCACCAGCGCCTAGTCCTACCTCCGACGCCACCTTATTTGCTCCCACCATGTTTGCTTCTCTTGCCGCTCTGGCATTTGGGTTTCTATTCTAA